The following coding sequences are from one Salvia hispanica cultivar TCC Black 2014 chromosome 3, UniMelb_Shisp_WGS_1.0, whole genome shotgun sequence window:
- the LOC125216104 gene encoding serine/threonine protein phosphatase 2A 57 kDa regulatory subunit B' kappa isoform-like, translated as MWKQILGKLPRKSQKSDSDSPRSPSPGPNSSSAGGPAAKKASAAVFPACVIAGIKPLQAFKDVPTSEKMNLFISKLSLCCVVFDFTDPMKNVQEKELKRATLLELLDFVSQCPLKFTEPAILASCKMCSVNLFRVFPPSIRSSSSNSGENDNDDEPTFDPAWAHLQMVYDFLLKFVTSPSLETKVAKKYINCAFILKIIDLFDSEDPRERDCLKAILHRVYGKFMVHRPFIRKCMSSVFYRFVFETEKHNGIAELLEIFGSVITGFALPLKEEHKIFLSRVLIPLHKPKSLAVYFQQLSYCVSQFIEKEPKLAGCVIKGLLKYWPVTNSQKEVMFLGQLEEILEIINMAEFQKVMVPLFWRLGHCINSYHFQVAERALFLWNNDQVVNLIAHNRQVIVPIVFPALERNAEHHWNQAVLNLTLNVKRMLAEMDDTLIVACIANYKEDQARKKSEVERRKEVWERLENAASLQPVTGRTAVLVNLV; from the exons ATGTGGAAACAAATTCTTGGTAAGTTGCCTCGGAAATCCCAGAAATCAGATTCTGATTCTCCAAGAAGCCCTAGCCCGGGGCCGAATTCGTCATCTGCTGGCGGCCCTGCTGCGAAAAAAGCTTCGGCCGCAGTCTTTCCGGCCTGTGTGATTGCTGGAATCAAGCCGTTACAAGCCTTCAAGGACGTTCCGACCTCGGAGAAGATGAATCTTTTCATAAGTAAGCTGAGCCTCTGCTGTGTAGTGTTTGATTTCACTGATCCCATGAAGAATGTTCAAGAAAAGGAGCTTAAACGAGCCACATTGCTCGAGCTGCTTGATTTTGTATCGCAGTGCCCCCTGAAATTCACAGAGCCTGCGATTTTAGCTTCTTGCAAGATGTGCTCAGTTAACTTGTTTCGTGTTTTCCCACCAAGTATTCGGTCTAGTAGCTCGAATTCAGGTGAGAATGACAATGATGACGAGCCAACATTTGATCCGGCCTGGGCGCACTTACAGATGGTGTATGATTTCCTGCTCAAGTTTGTGACTTCGCCCTCTTTGGAAACTAAAGTCGCCAAGAAATATATCAATTGCGCCTTTATTCTGAAAATCATCGACTTGTTTGATTCAGAGGATCCCCGGGAAAGGGACTGTTTGAAGGCGATTCTTCATAGGGTATATGGGAAGTTCATGGTTCATCGGCCATTTATAAGGAAGTGTATGAGCAGTGTGTTCTACAGATTCGTGTTTGAGACGGAGAAACATAATGGGATTGCAGAGTTGTTAGAGATTTTTGGGAGTGTGATCACCGGATTCGCTCTGCCTCTAAAGGAGGAACACAAGATCTTTCTTTCAAGGGTACTGATTCCTCTGCACAAGCCAAAGTCATTGGCGGTTTACTTTCAGCAGCTGTCATATTGTGTGAGCCAGTTTATTGAGAAGGAACCGAAGCTGGCTGGTTGTGTGATTAAGGGGCTTTTGAAATATTGGCCCGTCACGAATAGCCAGAAGGAGGTGATGTTTTTGGGTCAGTTGGAGGAGATTCTTGAAATAATTAACATGGCCGAGTTTCAAAAAGTCATGGTTCCTCTGTTTTGGCGTCTTGGTCACTGCATTAATAGCTACCATTTTCAG GTAGCCGAAAGGGCTCTTTTCCTGTGGAACAACGATCAAGTGGTGAACCTAATCGCGCACAACCGGCAAGTCATTGTGCCAATAGTCTTCCCAGCTCTGGAAAGAAACGCAGAGCACCACTGGAACCAGGCTGTCCTGAACTTGACTCTAAACGTGAAACGGATGCTGGCAGAGATGGACGACACATTGATTGTGGCCTGCATTGCAAATTACAAGGAGGACCAAGCGCGTAAAAAGTCGGAGGTGGAGAGACGGAAGGAAGTGTGGGAGCGTCTGGAGAATGCCGCGAGTCTCCAGCCGGTGACGGGTAGGACTGCAGTTCTGGTAAACTTGGTGTAG